In one window of Thermus aquaticus DNA:
- the secE gene encoding preprotein translocase subunit SecE: MLARIVRYFQEARAELARVTWPTREQVVEGTQAILIFTLVAMVILGLYDLVFRFLIGLLR, from the coding sequence ATGTTGGCCCGGATCGTCCGCTACTTTCAGGAGGCCCGGGCCGAGCTGGCCCGGGTCACCTGGCCCACGCGGGAGCAGGTCGTTGAGGGGACCCAGGCCATCCTGATCTTCACCCTGGTGGCCATGGTCATCCTGGGCCTTTACGACCTGGTCTTCCGCTTCCTGATAGGGCTTTTGCGATGA
- the rplL gene encoding 50S ribosomal protein L7/L12: MALDIERIKEELSQATVLELKQLIDVLKEAWGVTAAAPVAVAAAPAQAQAAAPVEEKTEFDVILKEAGAKKLEVIKELRAITGLGLKEAKDLAEKGGPVKEGVPKAEAEEIKKKLEAVGAVVELK, translated from the coding sequence ATGGCTTTGGACATTGAACGCATCAAGGAAGAGCTTTCCCAGGCGACGGTTTTGGAACTCAAGCAGCTCATTGACGTTCTCAAGGAGGCTTGGGGCGTGACCGCCGCGGCCCCCGTGGCCGTGGCCGCCGCGCCCGCCCAGGCCCAGGCGGCGGCCCCCGTGGAGGAGAAGACCGAGTTTGACGTGATCCTCAAGGAGGCCGGGGCCAAGAAACTGGAGGTCATCAAGGAGCTTCGGGCCATCACCGGGCTCGGCCTCAAGGAGGCCAAGGACCTGGCCGAGAAGGGCGGCCCCGTCAAGGAGGGCGTGCCCAAGGCCGAGGCCGAGGAGATCAAGAAGAAGCTGGAGGCCGTGGGCGCGGTGGTGGAGCTGAAGTAA
- the rplJ gene encoding 50S ribosomal protein L10 has translation MPNKRNIALLAALKENLERAKGSFFLVNYQGLSAKETHALRQALKEKGARLFVAKNTLIRIALEELGLPKLDGLSGPSAVVFYQDPVAAAKALQEFSKKNPKGIPEVKGGLLQGQVLSAKDLLALAELPTMDELRAELVGVLQAPMAELVGVLGGVARELVGILEAYAEKKAA, from the coding sequence GTGCCAAACAAGCGCAACATCGCTCTTCTCGCCGCCCTCAAGGAGAACCTTGAGCGGGCTAAGGGCTCCTTCTTCCTGGTGAACTACCAGGGGCTATCCGCCAAGGAAACCCACGCCCTGCGCCAGGCGCTAAAGGAGAAAGGGGCCAGGCTCTTCGTGGCCAAGAACACCCTGATCCGCATCGCCCTGGAGGAGCTGGGCCTGCCCAAGCTGGACGGGCTCTCCGGCCCCAGCGCCGTGGTCTTCTACCAGGACCCGGTGGCCGCGGCCAAGGCCCTGCAGGAGTTCTCCAAGAAGAACCCCAAGGGCATCCCCGAGGTCAAGGGCGGGCTTCTGCAGGGGCAGGTGCTCTCGGCCAAGGACCTCTTGGCCCTGGCGGAGCTCCCCACCATGGACGAGCTCCGGGCGGAGCTCGTGGGCGTGCTGCAGGCCCCCATGGCGGAGCTTGTGGGCGTCTTGGGTGGCGTGGCCCGCGAGCTGGTGGGTATCCTCGAGGCGTACGCGGAGAAGAAGGCGGCTTAG
- a CDS encoding UbiX family flavin prenyltransferase, translating into MELPRVVVGLSGASGMPYALDLLQALAPLAEVHLVLSQGAKRVLWEEMGLSPKDLYPLAARVYKDSDLGAPIASGSFQTRGMVVIPCSATTLAKVAHGLADTLLTRAAYVHLKERRPLVLVPRETPLPLPTLRAMVQAAEAGALILPASPGFYHRPKEIADLLGFVTQRILDHLGLPARRVSRWGEGEAPG; encoded by the coding sequence ATGGAGCTTCCCCGCGTGGTGGTGGGGCTTTCCGGGGCCAGCGGCATGCCCTACGCCCTGGACCTCCTTCAGGCGCTGGCCCCTCTGGCCGAGGTCCACCTGGTCCTCTCCCAGGGGGCCAAGCGGGTCCTGTGGGAGGAGATGGGCCTAAGCCCCAAAGACCTTTACCCCCTGGCGGCCCGGGTGTACAAGGACAGCGACCTGGGGGCCCCCATCGCCTCCGGCTCCTTCCAGACCCGGGGGATGGTGGTGATCCCCTGCTCCGCCACCACCCTGGCCAAGGTGGCCCACGGCCTGGCGGACACCCTCCTCACCCGGGCCGCCTACGTGCACCTCAAGGAAAGGCGGCCCCTGGTCCTGGTACCCCGGGAGACCCCCCTGCCCCTCCCCACCCTGAGGGCCATGGTCCAGGCGGCGGAGGCCGGGGCCCTGATCCTTCCCGCGAGCCCCGGGTTTTACCACCGCCCCAAGGAGATCGCCGACCTTCTGGGCTTCGTCACCCAGCGCATCCTGGACCACCTGGGCCTTCCCGCCAGGCGGGTTTCCCGGTGGGGCGAAGGGGAGGCCCCGGGGTGA
- the rpmG gene encoding 50S ribosomal protein L33, translating to MASEVRIKILLECTECKRRNYATEKNKRNTPSKLELRKYCPWCDKHTVHREVKV from the coding sequence ATGGCCAGCGAGGTCCGCATCAAGATCCTCTTGGAGTGCACGGAGTGCAAGCGCCGCAACTACGCCACCGAGAAGAACAAGCGCAACACCCCCTCCAAGCTGGAGCTCAGGAAGTACTGCCCTTGGTGCGATAAGCACACGGTGCACCGGGAAGTGAAGGTCTGA
- a CDS encoding acyl-CoA dehydrogenase family protein — protein sequence MTLTQEQKMVLDTVRQVAKEVLYPLAPEYDRTGQYPWPQLKALGELGFLGMTTPEAWGGVGLDSVTWVLALEEIAAADPSVAVIVSVTSGLPQYMLLRFGTEAQKRRYLVPLAKGEWIGAFCLTEPQAGSDAKSLRAEARRVPGGFVLNGVKSWITSAGQAHLYVVMARTEKGISAFLVEKGTPGLSFGPPEEKMGLHAAHTAEVRLEEVFVPEENLLGEEGRGLAYALAGLDSGRVGVAAQAVGIARGAYEIARAYADQREQFGKKLREHQAIAFKIADMHVSLEAARALTLRAAEKKDRGERFTLEASAAKLFASRVAVEVTREAVQVLGGYGYHRDYRVERYYRDAKVTEIYEGTSEIQRLVIARELYR from the coding sequence ATGACGCTCACCCAAGAGCAGAAGATGGTTCTGGACACGGTCCGTCAGGTGGCCAAGGAGGTCCTCTACCCCCTGGCCCCGGAGTACGACCGCACGGGCCAGTACCCCTGGCCTCAGCTCAAGGCCTTAGGGGAGCTGGGCTTTTTGGGCATGACCACGCCCGAGGCCTGGGGCGGGGTGGGGCTGGACTCCGTGACCTGGGTCCTGGCCCTGGAGGAGATCGCCGCCGCCGATCCCAGCGTGGCTGTCATCGTCTCGGTCACCTCGGGCCTTCCCCAGTACATGCTCCTCCGCTTCGGCACCGAGGCCCAGAAAAGGCGTTACCTGGTGCCCCTGGCCAAAGGGGAGTGGATCGGGGCCTTCTGCCTCACCGAGCCCCAGGCGGGCTCGGATGCCAAGAGCCTTCGCGCCGAGGCCAGGCGGGTCCCCGGGGGCTTCGTTTTAAACGGGGTGAAGAGCTGGATCACCTCCGCCGGCCAGGCCCACCTCTACGTGGTCATGGCCCGCACCGAGAAGGGTATCAGCGCCTTTTTGGTGGAGAAGGGCACCCCCGGCCTTTCCTTCGGCCCCCCTGAGGAGAAGATGGGCCTGCACGCGGCCCACACCGCCGAGGTGCGCCTCGAGGAGGTCTTCGTTCCCGAGGAGAACCTCCTGGGGGAGGAGGGGCGGGGGCTCGCCTACGCCCTGGCGGGCCTGGACTCGGGGCGCGTGGGCGTGGCGGCCCAGGCGGTGGGCATCGCCCGGGGGGCCTACGAGATCGCCAGGGCCTACGCCGACCAAAGGGAGCAGTTTGGGAAGAAGCTGAGGGAGCACCAGGCCATCGCCTTCAAGATCGCCGACATGCACGTGAGCCTCGAGGCGGCCCGGGCCCTCACCCTGAGAGCGGCGGAGAAGAAGGACCGGGGGGAGCGCTTCACCCTCGAGGCCAGCGCCGCCAAGCTCTTCGCCAGCCGGGTGGCCGTGGAGGTGACCCGGGAGGCCGTCCAGGTTCTGGGCGGTTACGGCTACCACCGGGACTACCGGGTGGAGCGCTACTACCGGGACGCCAAGGTCACGGAGATCTACGAGGGGACCTCGGAGATCCAGCGCCTGGTCATCGCCCGGGAGCTTTACCGCTAA
- the metF gene encoding methylenetetrahydrofolate reductase [NAD(P)H] → MKIRDLLRAKGPHFSFEFFPPKTKEGEEALFRTMAELKAFRPAFVSITYGAMGSTRDRSVAWAARIGELGLTPLAHLTVAGQSRKEVASVLERLWQVGVENILALRGDPPAGERVFRPHPEGFRYASELVAFIRERYGEALSVGGAAYPEGHPESVSLEADLRHFKAKVEAGLDFAITQLFFNNAHYFGFLERARRMGVEIPILPGIMPITNYQQLRRFTEVCGASIPGPLLSRLERHQDDPGAILEIGVEHATRQVAELLEAGVEGVHFYTLNKSPATRMVLERLGFRPEPLPPRSPGSPPAP, encoded by the coding sequence ATGAAAATACGGGACCTCCTCCGGGCGAAGGGGCCCCACTTCTCCTTTGAGTTCTTTCCCCCCAAGACCAAGGAGGGGGAGGAGGCCCTCTTCCGCACCATGGCCGAGCTCAAGGCCTTCCGCCCGGCCTTCGTCTCCATCACCTACGGGGCCATGGGGAGCACCCGGGATCGGAGCGTGGCCTGGGCAGCCCGCATAGGGGAGCTTGGCCTCACCCCCCTGGCCCACCTCACCGTGGCCGGGCAGAGCCGAAAGGAGGTGGCCTCGGTCCTGGAGCGCCTATGGCAGGTGGGGGTGGAGAACATCCTGGCCCTGAGGGGGGACCCGCCCGCCGGGGAGCGGGTTTTCCGCCCCCACCCCGAGGGCTTTCGCTACGCCTCCGAACTGGTGGCCTTCATCCGGGAGCGCTACGGGGAGGCCCTTTCCGTGGGCGGGGCCGCCTACCCCGAGGGGCACCCGGAGAGCGTGAGCCTCGAGGCCGACCTCCGCCACTTCAAGGCCAAGGTGGAGGCGGGCCTGGACTTCGCCATCACCCAGCTCTTCTTCAACAACGCCCACTACTTCGGCTTCCTGGAGCGGGCCCGCCGGATGGGCGTGGAGATCCCCATCCTGCCTGGCATCATGCCCATCACCAACTACCAGCAGCTCCGCCGCTTCACCGAGGTCTGCGGGGCCAGCATCCCAGGCCCCCTCCTCTCCCGGCTGGAGCGCCACCAGGACGACCCTGGGGCCATCCTGGAGATCGGGGTGGAGCACGCCACCCGCCAGGTGGCCGAGCTTCTGGAGGCTGGGGTGGAGGGGGTGCACTTCTACACCCTCAACAAAAGCCCCGCCACCCGCATGGTCTTGGAGAGGCTGGGCTTCAGACCGGAACCCCTTCCCCCCAGGTCGCCAGGCTCACCTCCTGCCCCCTGA
- the rplA gene encoding 50S ribosomal protein L1: MPKHGKRYRALLEKVDPGKVYTIDEAARLVKELATAKFDETVEVHAKLGIDPRKSDQNVRGTVSLPHGLGKQVRVLAIAKGEKIKEAEEAGADYVGGEEIIQKILDGWMDFDAVVATPDVMGAVGSKLGRILGPRGLLPNPKAGTVGFNIGEIIKEIKAGRIEFRNDKTGAIHAPVGKASFPPEKLADNIRAFIKALEASKPEAAKGTFLRSVYVTSTMGPSIRINPHS; this comes from the coding sequence ATGCCTAAGCACGGCAAGCGCTACCGGGCCCTTCTGGAGAAGGTGGACCCGGGCAAGGTCTACACCATTGACGAGGCCGCCCGTCTGGTGAAGGAGCTGGCCACCGCCAAGTTTGACGAGACGGTGGAGGTCCACGCCAAGCTGGGCATTGACCCCCGCAAGTCCGACCAGAACGTGCGCGGCACCGTCTCCCTCCCCCACGGCCTCGGCAAGCAGGTGCGGGTCCTGGCCATCGCCAAGGGGGAGAAGATCAAGGAGGCCGAGGAGGCCGGGGCCGACTACGTGGGCGGCGAGGAGATCATCCAGAAGATCCTGGACGGCTGGATGGACTTTGACGCCGTGGTGGCCACCCCCGACGTGATGGGGGCCGTAGGTTCCAAGCTGGGCCGTATTCTGGGTCCCAGGGGCCTTCTGCCCAACCCCAAGGCGGGGACCGTGGGCTTCAACATCGGGGAGATCATCAAGGAGATCAAGGCGGGGCGGATTGAGTTCCGCAACGACAAGACCGGGGCCATCCACGCCCCCGTGGGCAAGGCCAGCTTCCCCCCTGAAAAGCTCGCCGACAACATCCGGGCCTTCATCAAGGCCCTCGAGGCCAGCAAGCCCGAGGCGGCCAAGGGCACCTTCCTGCGCTCGGTCTACGTGACCAGCACCATGGGGCCCAGCATCCGCATCAATCCCCACTCCTAA
- the lysS gene encoding homocitrate synthase yields MREWKIIDSTLREGEQFERANFSTQDKIEIAKALDEFGIEYIEVTTPMASPQSRKDAEVLASLGLKAKVVTHIQTRLDAAQVAVETGVQGIDLLFGTSKYLRAAHGRDIPRIIEEAREVIAYIREKAPHVEVRFSAEDTFRSDEHDLLTIYQAVAPYVDRVGLADTVGIATPRQVYALVREVRRVVGPEVDIEFHGHNDTGCAIANAFEAIEAGATHVDTTILGIGERNGITPLGGFLARMYTLQPEYVSRKYKLDMIPELDRMIARMVGVEIPFNNYITGETAFSHKAGMHLKAIYLNPESYEPYPPEVFGVKRKLIIASKLTGRHAIKARAEELGLHYGEEELHRVTQHIKALADRGQLTLEELDRILREWITA; encoded by the coding sequence ATGCGGGAATGGAAGATTATAGACTCCACCTTGAGGGAAGGCGAGCAGTTTGAAAGGGCCAACTTTTCCACCCAGGACAAGATAGAGATCGCCAAGGCCCTGGACGAGTTTGGGATTGAGTACATTGAGGTCACCACCCCCATGGCCTCCCCCCAGTCCCGCAAGGACGCCGAGGTCCTGGCCTCCTTGGGCCTCAAGGCCAAGGTGGTGACCCACATCCAGACCCGGCTGGACGCCGCCCAGGTAGCGGTGGAAACGGGGGTCCAGGGGATTGACCTCCTCTTTGGCACCAGCAAGTACCTGCGGGCGGCCCACGGCCGGGACATCCCCCGGATCATTGAGGAGGCCCGGGAGGTGATCGCCTACATCCGGGAAAAGGCCCCCCACGTGGAGGTGCGCTTCTCCGCCGAGGACACCTTCCGCTCCGACGAGCACGACCTCCTGACCATCTACCAGGCCGTCGCCCCCTACGTGGACCGGGTGGGCCTGGCGGACACCGTGGGCATCGCCACCCCCCGGCAGGTCTACGCCCTGGTGCGGGAGGTGCGGCGGGTGGTGGGGCCCGAGGTGGACATTGAGTTCCACGGCCACAACGACACGGGGTGCGCCATCGCCAACGCCTTTGAGGCCATAGAGGCCGGGGCCACCCACGTGGACACCACCATTCTGGGGATTGGGGAGCGGAACGGCATCACCCCCTTGGGAGGGTTTCTGGCCCGCATGTACACCCTCCAGCCCGAGTACGTGAGCCGGAAGTACAAGCTGGACATGATCCCCGAGCTGGACCGGATGATCGCCAGGATGGTGGGGGTGGAGATCCCCTTCAACAACTACATCACCGGGGAGACCGCCTTCAGCCACAAGGCGGGGATGCACCTGAAGGCCATCTACCTGAACCCCGAGTCCTACGAGCCCTACCCTCCCGAGGTCTTCGGGGTCAAGCGGAAGCTCATTATCGCCTCCAAGCTCACGGGCCGCCACGCCATCAAGGCCAGGGCGGAGGAGCTAGGCCTCCACTACGGGGAGGAGGAGCTCCACCGGGTCACCCAGCACATCAAGGCCCTGGCGGACCGGGGGCAGCTGACCCTCGAGGAGCTGGACCGGATCCTGAGGGAGTGGATCACGGCATGA
- a CDS encoding isoprenyl transferase, which produces MLRRLLGLSRPLYWLYEKRLLKEVKKGPMPRHLGLILDGNRRYARALGLAPTQGHEFGVQKAYEVLEWCLEMGIRTVTVWVFSTENFRRSPEEVEALMGLFVREAERMAEDHRILENQVQVRLIGRREGFSPEVRAAMERLEARTRHHQGMVLNIAMGYGGREEIVDAVKSLLLEAEERGLSPKEVAEALTAEEIGKRLYTAGLPDPDFIIRTSGEIRLSGFLLWQSAYSEFYFADVLWPEFRKIDFLRALRSYQARERRFGR; this is translated from the coding sequence ATGCTCCGCCGCCTCCTTGGCCTCTCCCGCCCCCTCTACTGGCTTTACGAGAAGCGCCTCCTGAAAGAGGTGAAAAAGGGCCCCATGCCCCGGCACCTGGGCCTCATCCTGGACGGAAACCGCCGCTACGCCCGGGCTTTGGGGCTTGCCCCCACCCAGGGACACGAGTTCGGGGTGCAGAAGGCCTACGAGGTCCTGGAGTGGTGCCTGGAGATGGGGATCAGAACGGTCACCGTCTGGGTCTTCTCCACCGAGAACTTCCGGCGCTCCCCCGAGGAGGTGGAGGCCCTCATGGGCCTTTTCGTGCGGGAGGCGGAGAGGATGGCGGAGGACCACCGCATCCTGGAAAACCAGGTCCAGGTGCGCCTCATCGGGCGGCGGGAGGGGTTCTCCCCGGAGGTGCGGGCAGCCATGGAGCGCCTCGAGGCCCGGACCCGGCACCACCAGGGCATGGTCCTCAACATCGCCATGGGCTACGGAGGGCGGGAGGAGATCGTGGACGCCGTGAAGAGCCTTCTCCTGGAGGCCGAGGAGCGGGGCCTTTCCCCCAAGGAGGTGGCCGAGGCCCTCACCGCCGAGGAGATCGGCAAAAGGCTTTACACGGCCGGCCTTCCCGACCCCGACTTCATCATCCGCACCTCGGGGGAGATTAGGCTTTCCGGCTTCCTCCTCTGGCAGTCGGCCTACTCGGAGTTCTACTTCGCCGATGTGCTGTGGCCCGAGTTCCGCAAGATAGACTTCCTCCGCGCCCTCAGGAGCTACCAGGCCCGGGAGAGGCGGTTTGGGCGTTGA
- the nusG gene encoding transcription termination/antitermination protein NusG — translation MSIEWYAVHTYVGQEEKAKANLEKRVKAFGMEDKIFQVLIPTEEVVEVREGGKKEVVKRKLFPGYLFVQMDLGDEEEPNEAWEVVRGTPGITGFVGAGHRPVPLSPDEVRHILEVSGLLGKKEAPKAQVGFREGDQVRVVSGPFADFTGTVTEINPEKGKVKVMVTIFGRETPVELDFSQVVKA, via the coding sequence ATGAGCATTGAATGGTACGCGGTCCACACCTACGTGGGGCAGGAGGAGAAGGCCAAGGCCAACCTGGAGAAAAGGGTGAAGGCCTTCGGCATGGAGGACAAGATCTTCCAGGTCCTCATCCCCACGGAAGAGGTGGTGGAGGTGCGCGAAGGGGGGAAGAAGGAGGTCGTCAAGCGCAAGCTCTTCCCCGGCTACCTCTTCGTCCAGATGGACCTGGGGGACGAGGAGGAGCCCAACGAGGCCTGGGAGGTGGTGCGGGGAACCCCCGGCATCACCGGCTTCGTGGGGGCGGGCCACCGCCCGGTGCCCCTTTCCCCGGACGAGGTGCGGCACATCCTCGAGGTCTCCGGCCTCCTAGGCAAGAAGGAGGCCCCCAAGGCCCAGGTGGGCTTCCGGGAGGGGGACCAGGTAAGGGTCGTCTCCGGCCCCTTCGCCGATTTCACCGGCACCGTGACCGAGATCAACCCCGAGAAGGGCAAGGTCAAGGTCATGGTCACCATCTTCGGGCGTGAGACCCCTGTGGAGCTGGACTTCTCCCAGGTGGTCAAGGCCTAA
- the tuf gene encoding elongation factor Tu yields MAKGEFIRTKPHVNVGTIGHVDHGKTTLTAALTYVAAAENPNVEVKDYGDIDKAPEERARGITINTAHVEYETAKRHYSHVDCPGHADYIKNMITGAAQMDGAILVVSAADGPMPQTREHILLARQVGVPYIVVFMNKVDMVDDPELLDLVEMEVRDLLNQYEFPGDEVPVIRGSALLALEEMHKNPKTKRGENEWVDKIWELLDAIDEYIPTPVRDVDKPFLMPVEDVFTITGRGTVATGRIERGKVKVGDEVEIVGLAPETRKTVVTGVEMHRKTLQEGIAGDNVGLLLRGVSREEVERGQVLAKPGSITPHTKFEASVYILKKEEGGRHTGFFTGYRPQFYFRTTDVTGVVRLPQGVEMVMPGDNVTFTVELIKPVALEEGLRFAIREGGRTVGAGVVTKILE; encoded by the coding sequence ATGGCGAAGGGCGAGTTTATCCGGACGAAGCCCCACGTGAACGTGGGGACGATTGGGCACGTGGACCACGGGAAGACGACGTTGACGGCGGCCTTGACCTATGTGGCGGCGGCGGAGAACCCGAATGTGGAGGTGAAGGACTACGGGGACATTGACAAGGCGCCGGAGGAGCGGGCGCGGGGGATCACGATTAACACGGCGCACGTGGAGTACGAGACGGCGAAGCGGCACTATTCCCACGTGGACTGCCCGGGGCACGCCGACTACATCAAGAACATGATCACCGGGGCGGCGCAGATGGACGGGGCGATCCTGGTGGTTTCTGCGGCGGACGGTCCTATGCCGCAGACCCGGGAGCACATTCTTTTGGCCCGCCAGGTGGGGGTGCCGTACATCGTGGTGTTCATGAACAAGGTGGACATGGTGGACGACCCGGAGCTCTTGGACCTGGTGGAGATGGAGGTGAGGGACCTCCTGAACCAGTACGAGTTTCCTGGGGACGAGGTGCCGGTGATCCGGGGTAGCGCCCTGCTTGCGTTGGAAGAGATGCACAAGAACCCGAAGACCAAGCGGGGCGAGAACGAGTGGGTGGACAAGATCTGGGAGCTTTTGGACGCCATTGACGAGTACATTCCCACGCCGGTGCGGGACGTGGACAAGCCTTTCCTGATGCCGGTGGAGGACGTGTTTACGATTACCGGGCGTGGGACGGTGGCCACCGGGCGGATTGAGCGGGGCAAGGTGAAGGTTGGGGACGAGGTGGAGATCGTGGGCCTGGCTCCGGAGACGCGGAAGACGGTGGTCACGGGTGTGGAGATGCACCGGAAGACGTTGCAGGAGGGGATCGCTGGGGACAACGTGGGTCTTCTTCTGCGGGGCGTGAGCCGGGAGGAGGTGGAGCGGGGGCAGGTATTGGCCAAGCCTGGGAGCATCACGCCGCACACCAAGTTTGAGGCCTCGGTGTACATCCTGAAGAAGGAGGAGGGCGGGCGGCACACGGGGTTTTTCACGGGGTACCGGCCGCAGTTTTACTTCCGGACGACGGACGTGACGGGGGTGGTGCGGTTGCCCCAGGGGGTGGAGATGGTGATGCCTGGGGACAACGTGACCTTCACTGTGGAGCTCATCAAGCCGGTGGCGCTGGAGGAGGGTTTGCGGTTTGCCATCCGGGAGGGTGGGCGGACCGTGGGCGCCGGCGTGGTCACCAAGATCCTGGAGTGA
- the rplK gene encoding 50S ribosomal protein L11: protein MKKIVAVVKLQLPAGKATPAPPVGPALGQHGANIMEFVKAFNAATANMGDAIVPVEITIYADRSFTFVTKTPPASYLIRKAAGLEKGAHKPGREKVGRITWQQVLEIAKQKLPDMNTTDLEAAARMIAGSARSMGVEVVGMPEVKDA from the coding sequence ATGAAGAAGATCGTTGCCGTAGTCAAGCTGCAGCTGCCCGCGGGCAAGGCCACGCCCGCGCCCCCGGTGGGGCCCGCTTTGGGCCAGCACGGGGCCAACATCATGGAGTTCGTCAAGGCCTTCAACGCCGCCACGGCCAACATGGGGGACGCCATCGTCCCGGTGGAGATCACCATCTACGCCGACCGCTCCTTCACCTTCGTCACCAAGACCCCTCCCGCCAGCTACCTGATCCGCAAGGCGGCGGGGCTGGAGAAGGGCGCCCACAAGCCCGGCCGGGAGAAGGTGGGGCGGATCACCTGGCAGCAGGTGCTGGAGATCGCCAAGCAGAAGCTCCCCGACATGAACACCACCGACCTGGAGGCCGCCGCCCGGATGATCGCCGGCTCGGCCCGCTCCATGGGGGTGGAGGTGGTGGGGATGCCGGAGGTGAAGGATGCCTAA
- a CDS encoding type II toxin-antitoxin system HicB family antitoxin, giving the protein MGRYWIRVYPDPEEPGVWLAEVPAVPGVRSDGDTREEAIQNVLEALEAMLEALRARNLPIPEPDEEWVEVHVNAA; this is encoded by the coding sequence ATGGGCCGGTACTGGATCCGGGTTTACCCCGATCCCGAGGAGCCCGGGGTTTGGCTCGCCGAGGTCCCCGCGGTACCCGGGGTGCGCTCCGACGGGGACACGCGGGAAGAGGCCATCCAAAACGTCCTGGAAGCCCTCGAGGCCATGTTGGAAGCCCTTCGGGCTAGAAACCTCCCCATCCCTGAACCCGATGAGGAGTGGGTGGAAGTCCACGTAAATGCCGCCTAG
- a CDS encoding type II toxin-antitoxin system HicA family toxin — protein MPPRPEEVVRKLKRLGFEEAGGKGSHRVFLHPDGRRTVVPFHRKELKKGTFLGILKDIGLTEEEFRQI, from the coding sequence ATGCCGCCTAGACCCGAAGAGGTGGTGCGCAAGCTGAAACGCTTGGGTTTTGAAGAGGCCGGGGGAAAAGGTAGCCACCGCGTCTTCCTGCACCCCGACGGGCGGCGCACCGTGGTCCCCTTCCACCGCAAGGAGCTCAAGAAAGGCACGTTCCTAGGCATTCTCAAGGACATCGGCCTCACCGAGGAAGAGTTCCGCCAGATCTAG